A section of the Pleuronectes platessa chromosome 7, fPlePla1.1, whole genome shotgun sequence genome encodes:
- the LOC128444426 gene encoding unconventional myosin-Va isoform X2 translates to MAASELYSRYARVWLPDAAEVWKSAELIKDYTAGDLTLALQLEDGTEVEYKIDPRTNDLPPLRNPNLLVGENDLTSLSYLHEPAVLHNLKVRFIDSKLIYTYCGIVLVAINPYESLPIYEADIINAYNGQNMGDMDPHIFAVAEEAYKQMARDERNQSIIVSGESGAGKTVSAKYAMRYFATVSSSGDTSVEDRVLASSPIMEALGNAKTTRNDNSSRFGKYIEIGFDKKHCIIGANMRTYLLEKSRVVFQACGERNYHIFYQLCASSHLPEFKAFKLGCADDFHCTNQGQSPVIDGVDDAKEMRSTRKAFSLLGISESDQMEIYQIMASILHLSNVEIKDQSADRSSISPDNVHLMVFCELMGVPCEEMAHWLCHRTLKTTTETYVKSFSKVNAVNGRDALAKHIYAKLFSLIVGSINSALKTAAKQHSFIGVLDIYGFETFDVNSFEQFCINYANEKLQQQFNLHVFKLEQEEYMKEEISWTLIDFYDNQPCIDLIEAKLGVLDLLDEECKMPKGSDDTWAQKLYNTLLKQNIHFDKPRLSNRAFIIHHFADKVEYQCEGFLEKNKDTVNEEQINVLKKSQFNLLLKLFEEDEKAKGSTKKRAGVTGRAGPSQKDNKKTVGLQFRQSLHLLMDTLNATSPHYVRCIKPNDDKSPFTLDPVRAVQQLRACGVLETIRISATGFPSRWTYQEFFRRYRVLMKQKDVLSDRKQTCKNLLEKLVKDQDKYQFGKNKIFFRAGQVAYLEKLRSDKLRMACVSIQKTIRCWLARKKYLRMKASAITIQRYVRGHQARCYVQGLRRTRAAIVIQRNVRMWVNRRHYQQQRLAAITIQCFLRAYMARKQYYKLMFEQKAVVIQKWVKGWLARQHYKRTMAAIVLLQSCVRRMQAKKEFKKLKVEARSVEHFKKLNYGMENKIMQLQHKINDQQKGNKELRERLSVVEKTQSIERERHSREIENLRRSEQKVRAQAETLPSLLEQLSFLQHELENTRREKEDLEEQTKVYKEQTQQVIEELNMKNSLLNSEKDEVNTLFVEQAQKITEITTNVENTKQMEKDLTEERSRYQGLLSEHLHLEERHKDLKEKMDLSVSSSKLGHKKTDSNYSSNSSEFSLSVGSTEGEDSSSQKEDETEAKVDLPVLLKLQRRVKELEQEKQSLWQQLDKREEAKQEKAKEVEEQRTVGRTELDLETLKRQELESDNKKLKQDLNKLRKSLTNENSELMPPDPGTRPYEVLMEQLTSSNEELEMRKEEVLLLRSHMVRQEALKHKDSLLGESVKLDLSEIPSFQDIDRSLDIHTLNEDGELWLAYEGLKETNTFLESQMQEMERVHSDKCQSLLEEVNKLKAEKEQQQKLLAQSLLLPEDARIDASLKHEIIRLTNDNLENMDRQEKQDKIIRKLKKQLKFYMKKVGDFEANTQQMVDAAAMNAPMRAVHITRKEKEYQGMLKYTEGEENRLLKNLVTDLKPRGVAVSLIPGLPAYIIFMCLRYADNVNNDRRVSNLLNSTISSIKGVIKRRAGDFEVVSFWLANSCRLLHCLKQYSGDEVFMTHNTAKQNEQCLSNFELSEYQQVFGDLAIQIYCQLIKSMENVMQPLIVASMLEHETIQGVLGSKPTGLRKRSTSFPEEEAVTVEVLLQRLGLFHTTMSQHGMDPDLIKQVVKQQFYIICAVTVNHLLLRKEMCSWSKGLQIRYNIWQLEEWLAERELSDCGAKETLEPLVQAAQLLQIKKKTEEDAQAICSMCTALTTAQILKVLTLYTPVIEFEERVPTAFITTIKNILKDRGESAPLMMDGNKIFSVTLPFTPSTVALETIQVPASLNLSFLTRI, encoded by the exons atggcagcctccgaaCTGTACTCCAGG TATGCCCGTGTATGGCTCCCAGATGCAGCCGAGGTGTGGAAGTCAGCGGAGCTTATCAAAGACTACACTGCTGGAGACCTGACGCTGGCCCTGCAGCTGGAGGATGGCACG GAGGTGGAATACAAAATAGACCCCAGGACCAACGACCTGCCACCTCTCAGAAACCCCAACCTCCTGGTGGGGGAGAATGATCTCACGTCGCTCAGCTACCTCCACGAGCCAGCAGTGCTGCACAACCTCAAAGTGCGCTTCATTGACTCCAAGTTGATTTACACGTACTGTG GAATTGTCCTGGTTGCCATAAATCCCTATGAGAGCTTGCCCATATATGAAGCTGACATCATCAATGCCTACAATGGGCAGAACATGGGGGACATGGACCCCCATATATTTGCAGTGGCGGAGGAAGCCTATAAACAGATGGCCAG GGATGAAAGAAATCAATCCATCATAGTGAGCGGGGAGTCTGGAGCAGGCAAAACCGTCTCTGCTAAGTATGCTATGCGTTACTTTGCCACAGTCAGCTCTTCTGGGGACACCAGTGTTGAGGATCGAGTCCTCGCCTCCAGCCCCATCATGGAG GCCCTTGGGAATGCCAAGACAACAAGGAACGACAACAGCAGTCGCTTCGGGAAGTACATTGAGATTGGGTTTGACAAGAAGCATTGTATAATTGGTGCTAACATGAGAACCTACTTACTGGAAAAGTCCAGGGTTGTGTTTCAG GCCTGTGGAGAAAGGAACTATCATATATTCTATCAGCTGTGTGCCTCGTCACATTTACCAGAGTTCAAGGCCTTTAAGTTAG GTTGCGCAGATGACTTCCACTGTACTAACCAGGGTCAGAGCCCAGTCATAGATGGAGTGGATGATGCCAAAGAGATGCGCAGCACCAGGAAGGCCTTCTCACTTTTAG GAATCTCTGAAAGTGACCAAATGGAAATTTACCAGATTATGGCATCTATTCTCCACCTTAGCAATGTGGAGATTAAAGATCAGTCAGCAGACAGAAGCAGCATCTCG CCAGATAATGTGCACCTGATGGTGTTTTGTGAGCTGATGGGGGTTCCATGCGAAGAAATGGCCCACTGGTTGTGTCACAGGACGCTCAAGACGACCACAGAAACCTACGTGAAGTCTTTCTCCAAAGTGAACGCGGTCAATGGCCGAGATGCCCTAGCTAAACACATCTACGCCAAACTCTTCAGCTTGATTGTGGGCAGTATTAACAGCGCTTTGAAAACTGCAGCCAAACAACACTCATTCATTGGTGTGCTCGACATTTACGG GTTTGAAACATTTGATGTGAACAGCTTTGAGCAGTTTTGCATCAATTATGCCAATGAGAAGCTTCAACAACAGTTCAACCTG CATGTTTTCAAATTGGAGCAAGAGGAGTACATGAAAGAGGAGATCTCCTGGACATTGATCGACTTCTATGACAACCAGCCGTGCATTGATCTAATTGAGGCAAAGCTGGGAGTCCTGGACCTCCTTGATGAGGAAtgcaag ATGCCAAAAGGCTCTGATGACACATGGGCCCAGAAACTGTACAACACCCTTCTGAAGCAGAATATCCActttgataaacccaggttatCAAACAGAGCTTTCATCATCCATCACTTTGCAGACAAG GTGGAGTACCAGTGTGAGGGCTTCCTGGAGAAAAACAAGGACACGGTCAATGAGGAGCAGATAAATGTGCTGAAAAAGAGCCAg tttaatttgcTTCTGAAACTGTTTGAGGAAGATGAGAAAGCCAAGGGTTCCACTAAAAAACGTGCTGGTGTAACTGGAAGGGCTGGTCCTAGTCAGAAGGATAACAAGAAGACTGTTGGACTGCAG TTTCGACAGTCTCTACATTTGCTGATGGACACACTTAATGCTACGAGTCCTCACTACGTACGCTGCATTAAGCCAAATGATGATAAATCTCCGTTCAC CTTGGACCCTGTGAGGGCAGTGCAGCAGCTGCGAGCATGTGGTGTCCTCGAGACAATCCGGATCTCAGCAACCGGCTTCCCATCTAG GTGGACCTATCAAGAGTTCTTCAGACGTTATCGGGTCCTCATGAAGCAAAAAGATGTTCTCAGTGATAGAAAACAGACATGCAAAAATCTCCTAGAAAAACTTGTGAAG GACCAGGATAAGTACCAGTTTGGCAAAAACAAGATCTTCTTCAGGGCTGGTCAGGTGGCTTACCTGGAGAAGCTGCGTTCCGACAAGCTGCGTATGGCTTGTGTCAGCATCCAGAAGACTATCCGCTGCTGGTTGGCCCGCAAAAAGTATCTGAGGATGAAGGCTTCTGCCATTACCATTCAGAGATATGTACGGGGCCACCAGGCCCGTTG ttATGTTCAGGGTCTACGAAGAACCAGAGCAGCCATTGTCATCCAGCGGAACGTGCGCATGTGGGTGAACAGGAGACACTATCAGCAGCAGCGCTTGGCAGCAATCACCATCCAGTGCTTCTTGAGGGCCTACATGGCCAGAAAGCAGTATTATAAG TTGATGTTTGAGCAAAAGGCTGTTGTGATCCAGAAGTGGGTGAAAGGCTGGCTGGCCAGACAGCATTACAAACGCACCATGGCAGCTATCGtcctgctgcagagctgtgtgCGCCGCATGCAGGCCAAGAAGGAATTCAagaagctgaaggtggaggCGCGCTCTGTTGAGCACTTTAAGAAGCTCAACTATGGCATGGAGAACAAAAtcatgcagctgcagcacaagATAAATGATCAG CAAAAGGGAAACAAAGAGCTCCGTGAGAGGCTGAGTGTGGTGGAGAAGACCCAgagtatagagagagagagacacagcagaGAGATTGAGAACCTACGTAGATCCGAGCAGAAGGTCAGAGCCCAGGCAGAGACACTTCCCTCTCTGCTGGAGCAGCTCTCCTTCCTTCAACATGAGTTGGAAAACACGcgcagagagaaagaagaccTGGAGGAGCAGACAAAGGTCTATAAGGAGCAGACTCAACAG GTAATAGAAGAGCTTAATATGAAGAACAGCTTGTTGAACAGTGAAAAAGATGAAGTCAACACATTATTCGTTGAACAAGCACAAAAGATAACAG agaTTACAACCAACGTAGAGAACACTAAACAGATGGAGAAGGACTTAACGGAGGAGCGTTCTCGTTACCAAGGTCTGCTGAGTGAACACCTGCACCTGGAGGAGCGGCACAAAGACCTGAAAGAGAAGATGGATCTCAGCGTG AGTTCAAGCAAACTTGGACACAAGAAGACAGACTCCAACTACAGCAGTAACTCCTCAGAGTTTAGCCTGAGCGTAGGTTCTACAGAGGGAGAGGACAGTTCTTCACAAAAAGAG GATGAGACCGAGGCCAAGGTGGACCTGCCTGTGCTTCTGAAGCTCCAGAGAAGAGTGAAGGAACTGGAGCAGGAGAAACAGTCACTGTGGCAGCAGCTGGATAAGAGAGAAGAAGCCAAACAAGAAAAGGCAAAA gaggtggaggagcagagaaCTGTTGGCAGAACAGAACTGGATTTGGAGACACTGAAG AGGCAAGAGCTGGAGTCTGACAACAAGAAGCTGAAGCAGGATCTGAACAAGCTGCGAAAGTCTTTGACCAATGAGAACAGTGAGTTGATGCCTCCTGACCCTGGTACTCGGCCCTACGAGGTACTGATGGAACAACTCACCTCCTCCAACGAGGAGCTGGagatgagaaaagaagaagtGCTGCTGCTTCGATCGCATATGGTCCGCCAAGAAGCTCTTAAACATAAG GACTCTCTACTGGGCGAGAGTGTGAAATTAGACCTCAGTGAAATTCCCTCGTTTCAAGACATTGACAG ATCCCTGGATATCCATACTCTGAATGAAGATGGAGAGCTATGGCTGGCTTATGAAGGCTTAAAAGAGACCAACAC GTTCCTTGAGAGCCAGATGCAGGAGATGGAGCGTGTTCACAGTGATAAGTGCCAGAGTCTTCTCGAGGAGGTGAACAAGCTGAAGGCTGAGAAGGAGCAACAGCAGAAGCTGTTGGCTCAGAGCCTCCTTCTGCCTGAAGACGCCCGAATCGACGCCAGCCTGAAGCATGAGATCATACGGCTCACCAATGATAACCTG GAGAACATGGATCggcaagaaaaacaagacaaaatcaTACGCAAGTTGAAAAAGCAACTTAAATTTTACATGAAAAAAGTTGGCGATTTTGAAG CAAACACTCAACAAATGGTCGATGCCGCTGCAATGAACGCTCCCATGAGAGCTGTTCATATCACTCGCAAGGAGAAAGAGTATCAGGGCATGTTGAAGTACACGGAGGGCGAGGAGAACCGCCTGCTGAAAAATCTGGTCACAG ATCTGAAGCCTCGCGGCGTGGCAGTTAGCCTCATTCCTGGGCTTCCTGCCTACATCATCTTTATGTGCCTCCGATACGCGGACAATGTGAATAATGACCGGAGAGTCAGCAATCTGCTCAATTCCACCATCAGCAGCATTAAAGGGGTCATCAAG AGACGAGCAGGTGATTTTGAAGTAGTTTCCTTTTGGTTGGCCAACAGCTGCCGGCTGTTGCACTGTTTGAAGCAGTACAGTGGAGATGAG GTCTTCATGACGCACAACACTGCCAAACAAAACGAGCAGTGCTTGTCCAACTTTGAACTGTCAGAGTACCAGCAGGTCTTTGGTGACCTGGCCATTCAAATCTACTGTCAGCTCATCAAGAGCATGGAGAACGTCATGCAGCCCCTGATAG TGGCAAGCATGCTGGAGCATGAGACGATCCAGGGAGTCCTGGGGTCCAAACCGACAggcctgaggaagaggagcacgaGTTtcccagaggaggaggctgtcACCGTGGAAGTCCTCCTGCAGCGTCTTGGCCTCTTCCACACCACCATGAGTCAGCATGGGATGGACCCAGACCTCATCAAACAGGTGGTGAAGCAGCAGTTCTACATCATCTGCGCAGTCACCGTCAACCATCTGCTGCTGCGGAAGGAAATGTGCTCCTGGAGTAAAGGCCTGCAGATCAG GTACAATATTTGGCAGTTGGAGGAGTGGCTGGCGGAGCGGGAGTTGTCCGACTGTGGTGCCAAGGAGACTCTGGAGCCGCTGGTACAGGCTGCACAGCTTCTGCAGATcaagaagaagacagaggaaGATGCCCAAGCCATCTGCAGCATGTGCACCGCCCTCACCACGGCACAG ATTTTGAAAGTGTTGACCCTGTACACTCCAGTGATTGAATTTGAAGAGCGAGTGCCAACCGCTTTCATCACAACTATTAAA aacATTTTGAAAGACAGAGGTGAGTCGGCCCCTCTGATGATGGACGGCAACAAGATCTTCTCCGTCACGCTTCCCTTCACACCCTCCACTGTGGCTCTGGAGACCATCCAGGTTCCTGCTAGTCTTAATCTGAGTTTCCTCACCCGCATCTAA
- the LOC128444426 gene encoding unconventional myosin-Va isoform X1 — MAASELYSRYARVWLPDAAEVWKSAELIKDYTAGDLTLALQLEDGTEVEYKIDPRTNDLPPLRNPNLLVGENDLTSLSYLHEPAVLHNLKVRFIDSKLIYTYCGIVLVAINPYESLPIYEADIINAYNGQNMGDMDPHIFAVAEEAYKQMARDERNQSIIVSGESGAGKTVSAKYAMRYFATVSSSGDTSVEDRVLASSPIMEALGNAKTTRNDNSSRFGKYIEIGFDKKHCIIGANMRTYLLEKSRVVFQACGERNYHIFYQLCASSHLPEFKAFKLGCADDFHCTNQGQSPVIDGVDDAKEMRSTRKAFSLLGISESDQMEIYQIMASILHLSNVEIKDQSADRSSISPDNVHLMVFCELMGVPCEEMAHWLCHRTLKTTTETYVKSFSKVNAVNGRDALAKHIYAKLFSLIVGSINSALKTAAKQHSFIGVLDIYGFETFDVNSFEQFCINYANEKLQQQFNLHVFKLEQEEYMKEEISWTLIDFYDNQPCIDLIEAKLGVLDLLDEECKMPKGSDDTWAQKLYNTLLKQNIHFDKPRLSNRAFIIHHFADKVEYQCEGFLEKNKDTVNEEQINVLKKSQFNLLLKLFEEDEKAKGSTKKRAGVTGRAGPSQKDNKKTVGLQFRQSLHLLMDTLNATSPHYVRCIKPNDDKSPFTLDPVRAVQQLRACGVLETIRISATGFPSRWTYQEFFRRYRVLMKQKDVLSDRKQTCKNLLEKLVKDQDKYQFGKNKIFFRAGQVAYLEKLRSDKLRMACVSIQKTIRCWLARKKYLRMKASAITIQRYVRGHQARCYVQGLRRTRAAIVIQRNVRMWVNRRHYQQQRLAAITIQCFLRAYMARKQYYKLMFEQKAVVIQKWVKGWLARQHYKRTMAAIVLLQSCVRRMQAKKEFKKLKVEARSVEHFKKLNYGMENKIMQLQHKINDQQKGNKELRERLSVVEKTQSIERERHSREIENLRRSEQKVRAQAETLPSLLEQLSFLQHELENTRREKEDLEEQTKVYKEQTQQVIEELNMKNSLLNSEKDEVNTLFVEQAQKITEITTNVENTKQMEKDLTEERSRYQGLLSEHLHLEERHKDLKEKMDLSVQSSSKLGHKKTDSNYSSNSSEFSLSVGSTEGEDSSSQKEDETEAKVDLPVLLKLQRRVKELEQEKQSLWQQLDKREEAKQEKAKEVEEQRTVGRTELDLETLKRQELESDNKKLKQDLNKLRKSLTNENSELMPPDPGTRPYEVLMEQLTSSNEELEMRKEEVLLLRSHMVRQEALKHKDSLLGESVKLDLSEIPSFQDIDRSLDIHTLNEDGELWLAYEGLKETNTFLESQMQEMERVHSDKCQSLLEEVNKLKAEKEQQQKLLAQSLLLPEDARIDASLKHEIIRLTNDNLENMDRQEKQDKIIRKLKKQLKFYMKKVGDFEANTQQMVDAAAMNAPMRAVHITRKEKEYQGMLKYTEGEENRLLKNLVTDLKPRGVAVSLIPGLPAYIIFMCLRYADNVNNDRRVSNLLNSTISSIKGVIKRRAGDFEVVSFWLANSCRLLHCLKQYSGDEVFMTHNTAKQNEQCLSNFELSEYQQVFGDLAIQIYCQLIKSMENVMQPLIVASMLEHETIQGVLGSKPTGLRKRSTSFPEEEAVTVEVLLQRLGLFHTTMSQHGMDPDLIKQVVKQQFYIICAVTVNHLLLRKEMCSWSKGLQIRYNIWQLEEWLAERELSDCGAKETLEPLVQAAQLLQIKKKTEEDAQAICSMCTALTTAQILKVLTLYTPVIEFEERVPTAFITTIKNILKDRGESAPLMMDGNKIFSVTLPFTPSTVALETIQVPASLNLSFLTRI; from the exons atggcagcctccgaaCTGTACTCCAGG TATGCCCGTGTATGGCTCCCAGATGCAGCCGAGGTGTGGAAGTCAGCGGAGCTTATCAAAGACTACACTGCTGGAGACCTGACGCTGGCCCTGCAGCTGGAGGATGGCACG GAGGTGGAATACAAAATAGACCCCAGGACCAACGACCTGCCACCTCTCAGAAACCCCAACCTCCTGGTGGGGGAGAATGATCTCACGTCGCTCAGCTACCTCCACGAGCCAGCAGTGCTGCACAACCTCAAAGTGCGCTTCATTGACTCCAAGTTGATTTACACGTACTGTG GAATTGTCCTGGTTGCCATAAATCCCTATGAGAGCTTGCCCATATATGAAGCTGACATCATCAATGCCTACAATGGGCAGAACATGGGGGACATGGACCCCCATATATTTGCAGTGGCGGAGGAAGCCTATAAACAGATGGCCAG GGATGAAAGAAATCAATCCATCATAGTGAGCGGGGAGTCTGGAGCAGGCAAAACCGTCTCTGCTAAGTATGCTATGCGTTACTTTGCCACAGTCAGCTCTTCTGGGGACACCAGTGTTGAGGATCGAGTCCTCGCCTCCAGCCCCATCATGGAG GCCCTTGGGAATGCCAAGACAACAAGGAACGACAACAGCAGTCGCTTCGGGAAGTACATTGAGATTGGGTTTGACAAGAAGCATTGTATAATTGGTGCTAACATGAGAACCTACTTACTGGAAAAGTCCAGGGTTGTGTTTCAG GCCTGTGGAGAAAGGAACTATCATATATTCTATCAGCTGTGTGCCTCGTCACATTTACCAGAGTTCAAGGCCTTTAAGTTAG GTTGCGCAGATGACTTCCACTGTACTAACCAGGGTCAGAGCCCAGTCATAGATGGAGTGGATGATGCCAAAGAGATGCGCAGCACCAGGAAGGCCTTCTCACTTTTAG GAATCTCTGAAAGTGACCAAATGGAAATTTACCAGATTATGGCATCTATTCTCCACCTTAGCAATGTGGAGATTAAAGATCAGTCAGCAGACAGAAGCAGCATCTCG CCAGATAATGTGCACCTGATGGTGTTTTGTGAGCTGATGGGGGTTCCATGCGAAGAAATGGCCCACTGGTTGTGTCACAGGACGCTCAAGACGACCACAGAAACCTACGTGAAGTCTTTCTCCAAAGTGAACGCGGTCAATGGCCGAGATGCCCTAGCTAAACACATCTACGCCAAACTCTTCAGCTTGATTGTGGGCAGTATTAACAGCGCTTTGAAAACTGCAGCCAAACAACACTCATTCATTGGTGTGCTCGACATTTACGG GTTTGAAACATTTGATGTGAACAGCTTTGAGCAGTTTTGCATCAATTATGCCAATGAGAAGCTTCAACAACAGTTCAACCTG CATGTTTTCAAATTGGAGCAAGAGGAGTACATGAAAGAGGAGATCTCCTGGACATTGATCGACTTCTATGACAACCAGCCGTGCATTGATCTAATTGAGGCAAAGCTGGGAGTCCTGGACCTCCTTGATGAGGAAtgcaag ATGCCAAAAGGCTCTGATGACACATGGGCCCAGAAACTGTACAACACCCTTCTGAAGCAGAATATCCActttgataaacccaggttatCAAACAGAGCTTTCATCATCCATCACTTTGCAGACAAG GTGGAGTACCAGTGTGAGGGCTTCCTGGAGAAAAACAAGGACACGGTCAATGAGGAGCAGATAAATGTGCTGAAAAAGAGCCAg tttaatttgcTTCTGAAACTGTTTGAGGAAGATGAGAAAGCCAAGGGTTCCACTAAAAAACGTGCTGGTGTAACTGGAAGGGCTGGTCCTAGTCAGAAGGATAACAAGAAGACTGTTGGACTGCAG TTTCGACAGTCTCTACATTTGCTGATGGACACACTTAATGCTACGAGTCCTCACTACGTACGCTGCATTAAGCCAAATGATGATAAATCTCCGTTCAC CTTGGACCCTGTGAGGGCAGTGCAGCAGCTGCGAGCATGTGGTGTCCTCGAGACAATCCGGATCTCAGCAACCGGCTTCCCATCTAG GTGGACCTATCAAGAGTTCTTCAGACGTTATCGGGTCCTCATGAAGCAAAAAGATGTTCTCAGTGATAGAAAACAGACATGCAAAAATCTCCTAGAAAAACTTGTGAAG GACCAGGATAAGTACCAGTTTGGCAAAAACAAGATCTTCTTCAGGGCTGGTCAGGTGGCTTACCTGGAGAAGCTGCGTTCCGACAAGCTGCGTATGGCTTGTGTCAGCATCCAGAAGACTATCCGCTGCTGGTTGGCCCGCAAAAAGTATCTGAGGATGAAGGCTTCTGCCATTACCATTCAGAGATATGTACGGGGCCACCAGGCCCGTTG ttATGTTCAGGGTCTACGAAGAACCAGAGCAGCCATTGTCATCCAGCGGAACGTGCGCATGTGGGTGAACAGGAGACACTATCAGCAGCAGCGCTTGGCAGCAATCACCATCCAGTGCTTCTTGAGGGCCTACATGGCCAGAAAGCAGTATTATAAG TTGATGTTTGAGCAAAAGGCTGTTGTGATCCAGAAGTGGGTGAAAGGCTGGCTGGCCAGACAGCATTACAAACGCACCATGGCAGCTATCGtcctgctgcagagctgtgtgCGCCGCATGCAGGCCAAGAAGGAATTCAagaagctgaaggtggaggCGCGCTCTGTTGAGCACTTTAAGAAGCTCAACTATGGCATGGAGAACAAAAtcatgcagctgcagcacaagATAAATGATCAG CAAAAGGGAAACAAAGAGCTCCGTGAGAGGCTGAGTGTGGTGGAGAAGACCCAgagtatagagagagagagacacagcagaGAGATTGAGAACCTACGTAGATCCGAGCAGAAGGTCAGAGCCCAGGCAGAGACACTTCCCTCTCTGCTGGAGCAGCTCTCCTTCCTTCAACATGAGTTGGAAAACACGcgcagagagaaagaagaccTGGAGGAGCAGACAAAGGTCTATAAGGAGCAGACTCAACAG GTAATAGAAGAGCTTAATATGAAGAACAGCTTGTTGAACAGTGAAAAAGATGAAGTCAACACATTATTCGTTGAACAAGCACAAAAGATAACAG agaTTACAACCAACGTAGAGAACACTAAACAGATGGAGAAGGACTTAACGGAGGAGCGTTCTCGTTACCAAGGTCTGCTGAGTGAACACCTGCACCTGGAGGAGCGGCACAAAGACCTGAAAGAGAAGATGGATCTCAGCGTG CAGAGTTCAAGCAAACTTGGACACAAGAAGACAGACTCCAACTACAGCAGTAACTCCTCAGAGTTTAGCCTGAGCGTAGGTTCTACAGAGGGAGAGGACAGTTCTTCACAAAAAGAG GATGAGACCGAGGCCAAGGTGGACCTGCCTGTGCTTCTGAAGCTCCAGAGAAGAGTGAAGGAACTGGAGCAGGAGAAACAGTCACTGTGGCAGCAGCTGGATAAGAGAGAAGAAGCCAAACAAGAAAAGGCAAAA gaggtggaggagcagagaaCTGTTGGCAGAACAGAACTGGATTTGGAGACACTGAAG AGGCAAGAGCTGGAGTCTGACAACAAGAAGCTGAAGCAGGATCTGAACAAGCTGCGAAAGTCTTTGACCAATGAGAACAGTGAGTTGATGCCTCCTGACCCTGGTACTCGGCCCTACGAGGTACTGATGGAACAACTCACCTCCTCCAACGAGGAGCTGGagatgagaaaagaagaagtGCTGCTGCTTCGATCGCATATGGTCCGCCAAGAAGCTCTTAAACATAAG GACTCTCTACTGGGCGAGAGTGTGAAATTAGACCTCAGTGAAATTCCCTCGTTTCAAGACATTGACAG ATCCCTGGATATCCATACTCTGAATGAAGATGGAGAGCTATGGCTGGCTTATGAAGGCTTAAAAGAGACCAACAC GTTCCTTGAGAGCCAGATGCAGGAGATGGAGCGTGTTCACAGTGATAAGTGCCAGAGTCTTCTCGAGGAGGTGAACAAGCTGAAGGCTGAGAAGGAGCAACAGCAGAAGCTGTTGGCTCAGAGCCTCCTTCTGCCTGAAGACGCCCGAATCGACGCCAGCCTGAAGCATGAGATCATACGGCTCACCAATGATAACCTG GAGAACATGGATCggcaagaaaaacaagacaaaatcaTACGCAAGTTGAAAAAGCAACTTAAATTTTACATGAAAAAAGTTGGCGATTTTGAAG CAAACACTCAACAAATGGTCGATGCCGCTGCAATGAACGCTCCCATGAGAGCTGTTCATATCACTCGCAAGGAGAAAGAGTATCAGGGCATGTTGAAGTACACGGAGGGCGAGGAGAACCGCCTGCTGAAAAATCTGGTCACAG ATCTGAAGCCTCGCGGCGTGGCAGTTAGCCTCATTCCTGGGCTTCCTGCCTACATCATCTTTATGTGCCTCCGATACGCGGACAATGTGAATAATGACCGGAGAGTCAGCAATCTGCTCAATTCCACCATCAGCAGCATTAAAGGGGTCATCAAG AGACGAGCAGGTGATTTTGAAGTAGTTTCCTTTTGGTTGGCCAACAGCTGCCGGCTGTTGCACTGTTTGAAGCAGTACAGTGGAGATGAG GTCTTCATGACGCACAACACTGCCAAACAAAACGAGCAGTGCTTGTCCAACTTTGAACTGTCAGAGTACCAGCAGGTCTTTGGTGACCTGGCCATTCAAATCTACTGTCAGCTCATCAAGAGCATGGAGAACGTCATGCAGCCCCTGATAG TGGCAAGCATGCTGGAGCATGAGACGATCCAGGGAGTCCTGGGGTCCAAACCGACAggcctgaggaagaggagcacgaGTTtcccagaggaggaggctgtcACCGTGGAAGTCCTCCTGCAGCGTCTTGGCCTCTTCCACACCACCATGAGTCAGCATGGGATGGACCCAGACCTCATCAAACAGGTGGTGAAGCAGCAGTTCTACATCATCTGCGCAGTCACCGTCAACCATCTGCTGCTGCGGAAGGAAATGTGCTCCTGGAGTAAAGGCCTGCAGATCAG GTACAATATTTGGCAGTTGGAGGAGTGGCTGGCGGAGCGGGAGTTGTCCGACTGTGGTGCCAAGGAGACTCTGGAGCCGCTGGTACAGGCTGCACAGCTTCTGCAGATcaagaagaagacagaggaaGATGCCCAAGCCATCTGCAGCATGTGCACCGCCCTCACCACGGCACAG ATTTTGAAAGTGTTGACCCTGTACACTCCAGTGATTGAATTTGAAGAGCGAGTGCCAACCGCTTTCATCACAACTATTAAA aacATTTTGAAAGACAGAGGTGAGTCGGCCCCTCTGATGATGGACGGCAACAAGATCTTCTCCGTCACGCTTCCCTTCACACCCTCCACTGTGGCTCTGGAGACCATCCAGGTTCCTGCTAGTCTTAATCTGAGTTTCCTCACCCGCATCTAA